GATCCGGAATTAGAAGATTCCCCATGTTCATATATGCTTTCAACATAGCCAAGACCAGCTCTTCTATCATTTCTCATTGTTAGCATTGAGTCAAGCTTTGATGAACTTAAGTtgaattttgcaagagtttttGAGGCTTTCTCAAAATCATCCTTGACTTTACAAAGTTCAAGATCATTTCTACTCAATAAGATTTCAAGTCGAGACAACTGCTTTTTAactcaatattttcttttgaaagCATCAAATTAGTCTCATTTCTTTTGAGCCAATCATCATAAAACTCTTCATACATCATCTGGAAAGTCTTTATAGTAAACTCTTATTGGTCATATTCCTGGATTTTTTCACAATCTGAGTTCCCAAGATATTTGGCATTAAGGCATAGTGACTTTGAGATGGTGTTGCAGCCCGGTGTTGCAACACCAAGTGGATTGACTTGCAGTTTgcgtgtatttttcaaaatggCAAACAGAGATGTGAGAGCATCTCCTTTACTGATTCAAGTTTTTCGTCAGAATCCTCATCACTTAAGGAAAttgtcattcttttatttctacTAAGTCGATTGGCACATTCATTTGCATAATGTCCATACACAGAACACTCTCTACATTGTACAGAGTCCAACCTTTTAGTTTCTAGTCGAGCCATCACTTCATTTCTCGGTTTAAAATACCCTTGAGCAGGTGTAAGTAGTTCATTTTTGTTAGAAGGGCCAAAAGAAGGTTTTGGTGGTAGCATGATTTTCTTCTTGTCTCACCCTCTTCAAGTAATCACCGAACTTCTTAGTAATTAAGGAGAGTGACTCCTCACCGAGATCAGATTCATTTGCTTCCTGAATTAGATTGTTGAAGGAGTCATCAAAATCTTGTAGTGCAATGGCCTTCCCTTTATCTTTTCTTTGTAGATCTAAATTCATCTCAAACGTCCTGAGGGAGCTTATCAAATCTTTCAGATTCAATGTAAACGTGTCTTTTGACTTATCAATGACATAGATCTTGATGTTAAACCATTCTGGAAAGGATCTCCATGCCTTGCTGACAAGTTTTTCATTTGAAAAAGAGTCACCGAGACTAAAAGCTTCATTAGCTATGTCCCGAAGTCTTCGATCATACTCAACaatagtctcattttcttccaTCCTAAGGCCCTCAAATTTGGAGGTCAGCATCCTCAGTTTAGTTCTACGAACACTTTCTGATCCTTCATAGTGTTTTTGGAGAATGTCCCAAGCGTCATTGGCAGAAGTTCAATTGGTAATAAGGTTGAACATTTTGACATCAACAAAGGTAAAGATGACATTGAGTGTTTTTGAGTTGAAATTTGAGGTCTGAACCTCATCATTAAACCATGTACTTTCTCAAGTTTAACTCAGCTGTCACCATCTGCACCAACAATTCTAGGCGGTGACCAACCATCCAGAACCTATTGCCAAGCTCTTTCCTCGATGGATTTTATGTACATTCTTATCTTGACTTTCCAAAATGCATAATTTGATCCATCCAAGACCGATGGTCTAAAGGCAGCACTTGAAGCCAATGTGTCCATTGAGCTATCGTTATATTTCCTGTAAAAACAACAGTAAACTAGAATCAATTAATTAGTATATCAAGAGTTAGCTCTAATATCACTTGAAAGGGTGCTGTTGATCATAAACGaacaagaaataaattattatgtGCATTAGAAGTTAGTATTATACTCGGATGTTGTCAACACCAGCACACAACATGCAgcgaaaattaattattgacacacaaatataaatttaacaaataaaaacatgatttaaattatgcacaagtacgaatacttgtgcAATGTCTCGTggcaaaaattcactagaaaaatatataaatcatttacACAAAAACAAAACTAGTGAGATGAACAAAAGTAAATTTCTTGACACTCCAATGaattaacatgcataaaaaactCAAACTAAATACTAGATGCATAAACAAGAAATCGTATTGCTTAAAACCAAACGAAATAACTTTTTATTCAACATTTCACGCAGTGTTGTTCTTCGAGTGTCGTCAACACCAATCAGCAACACGGTAAGTATGAAAACTCTTCACATGAAAATCTTCAATTCTGAACTCTATGTATGCTCAGAGAAACTCCAGCAATAACACAAAGTGATCAACCGATCACACGAAAAACTTCAGAGCAAATATATGTTAAACTCTAGTAATTTCTTCTCTGCGAAAAGCTCTTCTATCCAACCCTGATACGCGGTCGTGAAGCACTCCATATTTATATCCAATGCTTAATCTAAAAACAATTCCATAAAAGAGtcctagaaaatatggaaacaagattttcattagggataaaattcttttaaataaggataaaatatcttaacgattaatatcatattaaaaacaaatcatataatatctagagaTAAATCAAGCAAGATCTTATCATCTAGAAATAAATCAAGCAAGATCTTATAATCTAGAAAAACAAAATCttaaattgataatatcaatttagcaaaataataaaagaatcaAATATTCCTCAATATAAATCAGTAGGAGTTTACAAAACacggaaatttaaaataacgaaACTATGAAAAATGCTCATCGATGAACTTCTGCAGTGAGTTGCAAGAGTTTGTGTTGTTTCTTTTTCTGTCGatgaattcttttgtttcaaaaattatgaGAGATTCTCCCACTCTTCCATGATCCGCGATCTTCCCATGATTTAGCATGTGATCTTTCCCTTATTTGTACGGCATTTGActaattcaaataaattaaaattgccGATGGGCTCTCATCCAATCTTTCACCTCTTTTTCTTAGGACCTAATTAAAATATAGCTTCAACACCATAAAGCATTGTAGCTGTTAACTTCGTGTatgattgatatttgttatgACTAAAaggacatatatatatatatatagatatatatatatatatagatatatatatatatatatatatatatataggctaCGTGATTAAGACTCGAGAAGTTAATAATTGAATCCATCAAATTCCCAGAATTGGAATTCtcgaaaactttatttttagagCAGCAGCACTTGTTATTTATAGGTTCTGATGGTGTTATTTAAAATCGTACAACAACATAAATATCATAGCTCGATCACTTAACAGGATAGTTACTGTTTTTCGACAATTAGCCTCCCAGTAATTTCATCGACTTATAATTTATAGGAATTGATCATTTGATCTTGATTATGATGCCAACTACAGAATCACACGAACTCAGATGCTTTAAATCATGCTACAGCCTACAAGGGTACATTGTGCGTGTTAATTGCAAATATGTCACAAATctgaatttttttcaaaacatatcacatACAGGTCGAAATCGAGTTATTTAACCATTTACCGTGCATGTTTCCATCTCAAATACAATCAAGAATCCCCCAAGGGAAGTAATATCACGTGAAAGCAAGAATGTCGCACAGAACTATATTCAGCAGAAAATAAGATAATTTAACGAAACATTCGAATGGAAAGGTAAACAGATGCAAGGAAAAAAAACCTGAAGAAAGATGAGGTGCCACTGTAAGCAATAATCTGTAAGTGGAAACCTTTTCCTGTTCTCTTTTTGCAATTTATATCATATAAAGTTATCATAACAGTCATAATTTGGGTAGTATATTCGGATATAAATCACAATTATCTTCAAGTAATTTGTACAACGTTAACTTGTCAGGCCACAAATCGAGCCTCCATATTTTCTGGCACCACGATATCAAGCCTCATCATCGACCTGTACTTATCAGGTACTTGAGCGCCAGCTTGCATACACACTTCAACCACGGCTGGTGCCTTACCGTAGAATCTCTTGAGTGTGTTTTTCAATGGCGGTCCTTTTGTATCTTCAACATGCCAGACATAATTGGGAGGAAACATTTCATCTACAGTTGCATCTTGCCAACCATGTTTCCCGTCTCTCCACTGATGCTTGAATTCCCCACAGAGCTTCGCATTGTGGCCCCAGGGCCCCACATGAACCTCCGAGCAATAGCCACATGCCTTCACAGTATACTTTTTCATCAATTTTGTTACACCAGTCTTAACTTTCTCGTATGCTTTGACAGTCTGCTGCGCAATCTTAGGAACATCTGATTCCGCGGGGGGAGAATATCGATCTTGGATCCGATAAGTGTCCAGTTCCATAGTCAATGACCCGGAAGCATGAGAGCTATGGAGTTCAGGCTCTTCAATCAACCCACCCATATCAATCACTTTCTTACCTAGCATTCGGATAGGTCTTGTCCTCCTTCGCGAGGGGTAGTCAGGCAATTCAACACCTGCTTGGATGCAAAGTTCAATCACAGCAGGAATTCTGTCGTAACTAAAACGAGTCTCATGCTTTATGCGCCGGCCAAAAGGATCAAACTTATGGTATGACTCAATAGGGAGAAGCACATCGTTGATAGAACCCTTCACCCATGAATGGAAACTTTTGCGGCTTCCACTAGCCGGGCCACGACAGTCTTGAATATTGTGGCCAGCTAGGGCAACATGGATGTCTGAGCACTCACTGCAAAAGAAACAATAAAAAAGTCACTTCCACATCACCAAATCGATAGAGATAAAGTGGGAGAAAAGTTGAATGGTCTTAATGGTTTTGAATTTACGTTTGGGTTATACCTACAAGCATGAACAGGAACAACATGCAAGAGTTGTGCAAGTCCACTAATTAAATTTTTCCAAGCATCAACTACTTCATATGCAACAGGAATTAGCTCGGGTACAAGTAGTCCATTTTTTGGAGGCCCGAGTGGCTTCTCAATTCCCATTTCTGCCAATTTCTTATCAGCCCTGGCAGCCTGCTGAATTTTCGTTATGGGTATGGGATAGGGCTTCTTCTTTTTCCTTGGAAGTACAGGCGGAAGTTCCACATTCTGTTGTGATGCCTCAAGTTTATTCACTTTGCGACCACGAGTAAGCCTGCCGTCTGTACAAAAGATGATTATTTGTCTTCTTGTAGCATTCTCATTGTCGTAAGCTTGGGTGACCTGGAACTGCAGATCAACCgtaaatcatttgattgatcaacAGCCATGCACTGTGGAAAACAATTAAATATTGCTACTAATAAATAAGGACAAGGGCTCAAGGGAGCCTTGTACAATAAGATCATTAGTCCACAGTTAATTATAAAGGCTAACTAGCAAATCAGTGAAACTCAAACTTCAAAGCTGCTTAGAAAGTGCAACTGAAATTTGATACATCAAAATGAAATGGATTTGCAcggataaaaaaatttcatacaaAGCAAACATTATAAGTTCTATCATGCAGTGACATGCCTTCTTCAATCTCCGTTGTCACTTATGTCATAGTCTCTCTGAAACATAGCAAATCCTAAATGAAATTTCAACAAGCTAGAAACACATTGTGAAGCATTTACAGCTTTTCATCTTCATAAAGAAAATTTCAAAGTACAGTTCTATCTTACAACGAATGTTATGGTAGGATCTAGCCTACCCTAGACCTTCCAGAAGGAGCACTTCGAGCAAGCAGACTCCCATCAGGAGCTAGAGAAATagcaaaaattgaaaatttaaaatatctgtTTTACACGATAAATTCCCTTTTCCTCATAGACTTCAACAGCAGAACGTCTGATCCCTGTACGATATATAACCCTATAATGGTGCAAAACCTGAAACCACCAATCCATGTTCCAATCACTTCCCTTTATTTCCCTCAATAGAACAGATTCCCTATACTACTAACAAAAAAACTCTACCTGAACCTCTCACGGTTACATTCCGAAGattgattttaattgataaGGTACTAACATGGCGCAAATCGAAAGAAGCAAATTGGAAATATTGGTGTTAAATGGGCAGAATGTCCTTATATTTCATATTCAAAATCATCTCGACATGGGACTTAATTCTTCCACCACTCACACTAAGATTCTTGAAAGCAAATGATCATTGAGCTACTCATATGGAAGGTCCATTATTTGTGAAGACACCACATCAAAGAATGTGAATACACAAAATTACCTTTATCCCATAGAAAGAAGATCTTGGAATTGGAAAATGATATGTCTTAAGTTCCATCGACCGAGATGAAGCCCCTGAAAGGAAAGATAACATCAAATGAGCAGAATTTGGCAATTTAAAGCTTAATTACTCCGATTAATGAAGGTAATAGACGAAATCGAAAGGTGGTCCATGACCAGAAACTTAAGAAAATGCTTAAGGGTTTACCCTTTCTAAGTGGGATCCATGGCGAGTAAACCACTGCTGATAATTGTTGTAGCATCTATCTTCTATAGACTCCTTTCTTGCCGTCTCACAAGAAAACACTAATTTGGAAATCTGAAATTCAATCGAAAGTAAATGTTTTGCTTCAATCATGATACAAACACGCTATCCAATTCGATCAATCAACAACAAAAACCATTTTTGAGCTCAATACGCAACTTCAAAGTTAGCACTAATACAAAGTACCACAAGAACACATACACACACGATAGAATACGAAAATCAcctgaaattttcgaattttagaagAATAACAGACTTCGATTAACGAAAGTCTTCACTCGGAGAGCCGGTCCGAACTGTTCGAAGAGAACAAGAAAATGGTGGGATTAGTGAAAATATCCGATTTCCATTTGTCGGGCTTTAGCTCCGTGTCGCCCCGCTTGTATGTATTTTAAATGCCTAATgtataaatcaattttttttttttttagtttcctAAACTACGAGGTGGAAGTGTTCGACCTTGAGTCATTTACAGGAGGAAAAGTAGGTCTCTTATAAGACGATATCACGAATctttctttatctgtgagatggattaaccctaccgatattcacaataaaaagtaatactcttagcataaaaagtaatactttttcatggatgacccaaataagtgatccgtctcacaaaatacgacccgtgagactgtctcacacaagtttttgctcaaGAAAAAAGTGGGTGAGACCACATAGGCCAAAGTCCGGTCTcgtataaatcattttaaatgacttgaatttataaaatagttattcgaaattgaataaaaataagtaaataaaaattattatttattattttatgttaatgttgaataattaattgtgaaaaaaatactttaaaGTCGCGTAAAATATGTTCATGCGTTTTAGTATCAATCTTTTTCTTAAACGTATCTTGTTAACACCCAACGGCCTTTTTTCCCCCAAATTTTCACCGATGACTAATTCTTGTGTCTGGGAAAAATTGAATTATTATAATTCAGTTTAAATTTTTTGCAATAATTTTGACACATGACCTAGTAAAAGATGTTTCATATAAGAAATACTATATAGATAAGAAAAAGATATACAACTCTTGAAATCAATTATGTTGTACTTTGATAGAtggatttcaaatgtattttcgTAGTTTCAGATAAACAAGATCATAAAGTTCAAATTCACTTCTTCTATATTTATAGTGTTTCATGCTAATTagaatggatttaaagttcacCCAATATTAgattcatttgaaattcattttactttatgtaactaacatgtaaataattaaaataatattctattgttgttttattgttaacaataaaaattaatcgaaatctatatatttcaaattcattcgtTTAAATATAACTTTAATGTTTTATGTTTCGTGCTAAACGATAACAaagataattataatatattaatccAAATTGTTAATTTCATTTACCCATCATTGTATATATCGATGAATCAGATCTAATCCtcatttatcaaaaaaaattgcaaatagtTCTATGAATTTATGGCGTATATattattcatgatatatattatattcctTGCAAAAAACTGAGAATGAATATGATCTGAAGTTGATTAACAATTTGGATGATTTTTGAGTAAAATACcaagaaaaaacaaatatttgtcATGATTTTGTACCATATCACAGAATATGAACAAAAAGGCATGAAACTGAAACAATTTAAGAACACGCCTAATAactgttggtcccacgtgcggaattttagataataaaacccgaaaataaagaataaactggacaccgagatttacgtggaaaacccctaaaaattattagggtaaaaacaacggacaagatgaaaagaatttccactataatattttgtggtgtacaactcactcactgtgtttcttAAGAGAatacacactctcttaatacaggagaacaaacacctcacaaatattatagaatattataagatgagagaaaactcgaagaagggatgatttgaaatgaaagaatgaagCTCTATTTATAAAGCCCCTGTCAGTGTGAACGCGTATTCTTATTCAACACATTGTCCCTGCAATTCAGCCGAccacgttttttttttcaaccaaTTATTCTTCAGCCTCTTTATTTGACTTTtctgccgacatttctcccacttggagatttgattgagaatcaaacacatctccacacatcctttcaatcttgccattccctgctgcttacgtttccgctagacCACTCGAGGacctacaccactcaaacttatcagtgttcactggcttggtcagaaaatcagctgtGTTGTCattcgtatggatcttctgcatatccacgcttccttcttctactacttcccgcacaaagtgaaattgtactccaatgtgtttcgtcctggaataaaaagctggattccttgcgatgtgcaaggcactctNtttgtgcccgatctcctccaataaccttttaatccatattgcatcattgcaagcttgagtagctgtcatgtattctgcctctgttgtagataNNNNNNNNNNNNNNNNNNNNNNNNNNNNNNNNNNNNNNNNNNNNNNNNNNNNNNNNNNNNNNNNNNNNNNNNNNNNNNNNNNNNNNNNNNNNNNNNNNNNNNNNNNNNNNNNNNNNNNNNNNNNNNNNNNNNNNNNNNNNNNNNNNNNNNNNNNNNNNNNNNNNNNNNNNNNNNNNNNNNNNNNNNNNNNNNNNNNNNNNNNNNNNNNNNNNNNNNNNNNNNNNNNNNNNNNtatcagatatatatcaaaatctgaaacataattaatatcaaactaaNgcgaacatcaaacttcccactgctgatgcatatggtactcgagacatctcaatcTTCTCTGCTTCACTGTTatgacacatctcggaggataacttgaagttaacatgaagaggggtcgaaattggcttactatcttgcatgttgaagcgttgcaagactttcttcaaataatttttctgggaaagccaaatatTTCTATTACTTCTATCTCGGttaacttgcatccctagaatcttgtttgctggtcccaagtccttcatatcaaattccttagccaactgtgccttcaattNttaattcaaaattagcggCATAACGgaacaatcccgatatccccgtcaatatcATCTGAACCANgaaacacaagtatatcctacttatgtcgatctcccaataccacattgacttatacttTTCTTTTATCGCAGTTCTGATGACGTTCCTGTCTGGAATTCAAAGTCTGTCAACCCTCAGTCTGGTaatgacaatatcaaataataccaTATTAATATACTGCTCAGATCAATATCGAATCTGATAAAtctggatttaattcaaaattagcggCATAACGgaacaatcccgatatccccgtcaatatcATCTGAACCAATATtaattacaatccataacccatatccaatacaatctgtaatcaatcaataatcaaaatctgtccaatatcaatcaatatactctgaaaaattataacaaatccgtactcaatctgtttcttaatctgacttcgattctctgatgtctaacatgtcaagaacatcatatatgaatcctattcaattctgacaatagcacaatttcaaaacatatcaaaacgtaacaaaacttacgtccagttggagcatgcgtcgataggaacacagtagtgaagtcggattgaaattctgacggcCGGATCTTTCACAAAAAGACGTAAGGATTTTCAACACATTCACAGAAACTTTTCTCgattctttttctttcccttCTCATTTCTGAAGGATTaactttgtatatatatatataccattgCATGATAAGGGCAAGTGGCTTCATTTTCGCTCAAcacgtctcgtgcatatgcgcgaccctcctcggcgcatatgcgccgagacattatgtctcggcgcgtgCCTTCCCGTCAGCTCGCGCATTTGCGCGCCCTtcatccgcgcatgtgcgcgatattctctggaattcacatttggctaccgaataccccgcgcatatg
This sequence is a window from Primulina huaijiensis isolate GDHJ02 chromosome 13, ASM1229523v2, whole genome shotgun sequence. Protein-coding genes within it:
- the LOC140991668 gene encoding APO protein 1, chloroplastic isoform X1, producing the protein MLQQLSAVVYSPWIPLRKGASSRSMELKTYHFPIPRSSFYGIKFQVTQAYDNENATRRQIIIFCTDGRLTRGRKVNKLEASQQNVELPPVLPRKKKKPYPIPITKIQQAARADKKLAEMGIEKPLGPPKNGLLVPELIPVAYEVVDAWKNLISGLAQLLHVVPVHACSECSDIHVALAGHNIQDCRGPASGSRKSFHSWVKGSINDVLLPIESYHKFDPFGRRIKHETRFSYDRIPAVIELCIQAGVELPDYPSRRRTRPIRMLGKKVIDMGGLIEEPELHSSHASGSLTMELDTYRIQDRYSPPAESDVPKIAQQTVKAYEKVKTGVTKLMKKYTVKACGYCSEVHVGPWGHNAKLCGEFKHQWRDGKHGWQDATVDEMFPPNYVWHVEDTKGPPLKNTLKRFYGKAPAVVEVCMQAGAQVPDKYRSMMRLDIVVPENMEARFVA
- the LOC140991668 gene encoding APO protein 1, chloroplastic isoform X2, translating into MLQQLSAVVYSPWIPLRKGASSRSMELKTYHFPIPRSSFYGIKVTQAYDNENATRRQIIIFCTDGRLTRGRKVNKLEASQQNVELPPVLPRKKKKPYPIPITKIQQAARADKKLAEMGIEKPLGPPKNGLLVPELIPVAYEVVDAWKNLISGLAQLLHVVPVHACSECSDIHVALAGHNIQDCRGPASGSRKSFHSWVKGSINDVLLPIESYHKFDPFGRRIKHETRFSYDRIPAVIELCIQAGVELPDYPSRRRTRPIRMLGKKVIDMGGLIEEPELHSSHASGSLTMELDTYRIQDRYSPPAESDVPKIAQQTVKAYEKVKTGVTKLMKKYTVKACGYCSEVHVGPWGHNAKLCGEFKHQWRDGKHGWQDATVDEMFPPNYVWHVEDTKGPPLKNTLKRFYGKAPAVVEVCMQAGAQVPDKYRSMMRLDIVVPENMEARFVA